From the Papaver somniferum cultivar HN1 chromosome 2, ASM357369v1, whole genome shotgun sequence genome, the window GGAAAGGATGTCACTGTTTTAATTGACTTTCTGATTGGTAGACAAAATCCCAAATAGATTTCAGAAAATATGAGGGCTGCTTTTGCATCTTGTTGTTTTATGTGACATTGAGAACCCGATAGAACTCTCTGATCAAACTGCTATTTTTTTTAAGGAGATGAAAGTGTACCTCTGTACGTCCTGCGTCAGCAACAATAAAAGTGGGAAGGCCTATGCTTTCTGCTGTGTTTTTCAGCCTATTCCTGCTCGGAATAGTCAAAAGAGAACACCAATTATTACAAAAAAATAATGCTCATCTCGAAAGAGTTACAATAACAGTTTCTAAGGACTTACGATATAAGATACTTTAACTAAAATTCACTACATACATATCTAATTGATTCTTGCACGAGACAACTATTTTGGGTTGGCCACATTGCTCCCACTGCCTTAAAAGATACCGCTGGCTAGAATAAATACAGATTGAAGAGTGTCACTGAAACTTGTAACCTTGTAACATTCATAATCCGAGCAATTTATTACACCCATGAATATGAAGTACTATACATATCTTGCCCACAAAAAAGGTTTTAGAATATATTATAAACAACTAAATAAGAAACAAACTTACATTCATTTGGCAATGATACATAATGATTAAAATACAAATGCTCATCCCAAAATCCACTTCATGAAGAACAAGCCAACTCTCTGACATGTAAAGCAGTAAGAGCGAAGATTTCAACATCCAGAGGGTATCTGTTTTATCAAATTTACCTATGTTGTTTGGGACGAGGCGTATACAGCCGTGGCGTTAGTCATGCATTGTTTTCCAACTGGAATCCTAATTTAGATGTTATATTGCTCGATAGACATCAGTGGGGATTTAATCTCAGTCAAAGAAGTGAGCTCAAGATCAAAATGAAGGCATAAGGCTATATTTAGGGTTTAGGTTGGTTAATTAGGACCTCACAAAGAGCCCTAGATAAAGGCGGCCCCTTCGCGGGCAAGGTGACCTAGGCAACAAAACTCCTATTTTGGTGCCAACGTGGTGCGCCTTGTACGACATAGAAAATTACCTCATTCTCTGGACTGCATTTCAGCTATAAATGTTCACGTCTGTATATTCATTTTTCAGAACGAGGATATTTACAACCGAATCTAATCTACCTCATTCTTTGAGTTAGAGTCAATACCAATGGGTTGAAAATATAAACGCACATAAGAATGGGAAGAAACAAGGGTGAGAAAGAGAAACTTTTAAGGATAAAGTAGAACTAGCTAAACTGAATTTTACTTAGAGAGGTTGCATGAAATACCTTTGCATCAGTTCTGCATACATGCCAGTAGCAGCATCTGCCATTTATGAAGACAACAAATAAATCAAATGACATGTACACAAACTTATGAAGGAAACATAACAAATAGTCTGCCGAAATAGGATACACAAGTAAACTATCTTACGAGCACATTGGGATGCAATCTTTCCAGGTCCCATTCTAAGGTCTTGTCTAACAACCAAAACCTGCACTCCACAATTTTCACAGAATTAGACAACCATACAATTCAAATCAATACTTTAACTACAACATCAATTTTTGCTGTTCGTAAATTTGACCATCGCGCTTCACCCAATATCAGGCCTAAAACATCATCCTATATCACTGTCAAAATCAGAATTTGGTAAATAGTGAACACTACCAGTCAATCCAAAGCTCCAAACCTCTTTAACGAGGCCAGATACATTGTAGAAATACTCCGTTAAACCAATCCGCAATCTACACAAGGTCTACAGTCTCTAAACTCTTATACACAGAAATATTAggtttttaatgtttttttttctttcttataggCATCTCTTAATCAAATTATCACAATCTAAACAAGacccagttttaattttcatcaaTTTAAACCAGGAACTCAGCCATAAGTGAACCCAATGTAAAGCATACATACCATTTTAAGTTCTTCATCACTACCATTACTACCACCATTTGAGTCAAGTCTTTGTTGCCCTTTCTTTTTCCCCAAAGCAGCACATATTTTTCTTGGGTTTCTGGGGAGTTTTGTCAAATCAATCAATAACCCAAAAACGAAACCAATGATGAGACCTGGAATGAAGTTCTCTGGATTAAAACTTATCCCACGCCATTCTCCTCTTTCTTCTCCTCTCTGAGTTCTCTGcacacaaaacaaacaaaaatcaaaagcCCAAGtttaaaaattgaagaaaaggaAGTAATTGGAGAAGGAAGATATTCACCTTTCTGGAATGATCAGAAGAATTTCGGAATAAACCAAACATATTATTCTCTATTGTAATGAGCAACAAATAGATAAGACTAAAGGAGTGATAAGAGCAGTGAAATAGCTTAAAAGGAGAATACGGTAACGTCGAGAAATCAGTTTGACGATGTTATTCCAAAAGGAATTTTATAAACAAAAAagttaatttttgatcaatcccgTTTGGATGCACATACAAAAGTAACTTCTaccttgccaaaaaaaaaaattcttaacgcGTTTGGATACAAATCTGCTTCTAACTTCTGTTTCTCAAGAAATAGAAGTCAGAAACAGAAGTCATAAGCTAAACTATTTTGATTCACAAAATGTTGACTTTTCTTCTTctagaagtcgttctgaaatATTATTGTCAAACTGACTTCTGATTTTTTGACTTTCAGAAGTTGAAAAGCAATTTCTTAGTGTGCATCCAAACGTGCTATAATTAATTTCTGAAAATCAAAAAGTAAAAAGTTAGTTTGGATGTAAACTTTCAGgcttctaaaaacaaaaaaaattgacttTTTGTGAAGTAAAATATCTTTATTTCTGGTGTCCATACGcgctctaaaagaaaaataagttttTGGCTTAATAACGTGTTTGGATACAAATCTGCTCCTTTTTGCTTGCATAAGTCGTTTTTAAATTGTGCATCCAAActaatttctaatttttttgCTTTCAGAAGTCATTTTATTGGCGTCATAAATTTGCACATGCCACTGAGAGTCTCTACCTAtgttagagcattcctcggtcgaactcgcaagcgttgctatctcaagcttgtttgtcaaatttagatgtcaaaattatatgttttgatttctagtctacttatagataagtctcggactaggatagttaagtgtagttgagctcgagACTCCatcgcgatcatcttacgaagacgaagaactactcaaggaaccagtgaacttcatcgactaaaaggtatgtggagacttgaacttatctatcactcaaaagtctatctactctatctcctactcttgagacaaaagtcgtataagtatatagatttcaattatacacatttgctatttcgagccgagtctaactcgcctatctatttctcgaaatatgtgttggtttagctttcgctttagccaagttcatctttactcgtgatgaaagtcatgttgacattttgataagtgcataattcatatgattttaatgtccattccatacttgtttaagctattattcttgcatattttcgtattattactcttgttttctcttgtttgcctcaattaggtgaatcatccaaaaaggagctacaaagtgctgaaaagagctatgaagataagtattccaagaatccaagttcccaagtccaagagaagtggaagaagtgcgacgaaaaggagcaaaatgctcaaaatcaagactcaggccaaagaccgagattaactcattcaaattaaagatttctcatcaccatcttgaagagaattgaaagataaaataatgcaaaaagaatgaggtcattccaagttcggacgaagatgttgtggccaaaacgagtttttattgaataccgaagacagtagggtacgcatatgggtacgcgtaccctagttccgaaaatttctgctggaatttgaggtacgcgtacgggtacgcatatctagcaagtaggaaaacgtgtataaactccttggaaggcttaagggcacgtttgggaacgttatttcattattttgggtcgggttcttgaaccgaactaaatacgtgaaggccaagcaatgtaaacctataaaaaggtgttagcttatgtaaaatgatatcacatcataggtcacgaaattgttaggttttagagagaagaaacatcatacggagcgattatcaatGGTTGTTAATGGTTGTTTTGTGTTGAAGCTGGTGGTTCTGTAGCTTTCAGTATGTGGGAGGATATTGGTGTTGTTAATGGTAGCTTCGTGGTGATGGATGAACGAGCTTGTCAGTGGTGCAGCTACTGCTGCTGTAATCATCAACTTTTGCAACCGGCCTTTGATTTACTTTGGTTTCCTATTCTAATGATTTGATGTTGGCACGGTTTTAAGAAAATGGTTGAATGCTTGCTTTAGGTAGTAGCACAACTAAACGGAAGGCAAATATATACCCTGTAGTCTTAATTAATCTCTTGTGATTCAGTGGCACGTTACAAATATATACTGGTGGTGAGTGACGCAAAACTTGAGGGAAGGAAAATATATAGCCTGTAGTTTTAATTATATATCAAGTGTGTATGTTGTTTTCCCTTCACATGCTTGTTACTGTTGTATCTGGAGTAGCTTTAAGGAAGCTTCTGGAGTACCGCATAGGAAGGCCTCTTTTTCCTGTGTAGACATCATACATTTTGGAGGTTAGGGAAAAATACTTTCTAAAGTTTTACTTGTTATCATTTATTCGAActcgtttttttcttcttcttttttttttgaagcatgaagttAAGAAAAAAAACTATTTCATGTGGGAATGTGATTCCCACATAGTCGCTCAAAATTGGGTGTCGTAGGTAGATCCCCATAGAGTAGAACTCGTTATTACTATGACATTTTTGGGAGGGATCTGCTTTTataaatcacaaaattggttaaaagtccaaaatcaataatttctgggtaaAAAAGACAtaggttttgatactgtttaaatggacaaaaatgttaaaatagtcgggatgtaaacagttttaccctacccattttcaaatattttttcttatttttaatttacatcaggatgcatctagtttcatcctcgctattttttaagtttaagccaggatgaatccagtttcatccttgctatctttttttgtccatttcacccgtaataatttatactcgtccattagaaccatgttttaaaaatatttggacaaatgacccattttccatttATAAATTGGGTGTCGTAGCTAGATCAATCACTTTGTTTATTATAGTTTATATATACTATTGCTGTGACTGGGCAGTTTATATTTTTACAGTTCATACCTAATGGTTTTCATGGACTATAGGGACTAAATGGAGCAAAATGTCAAACACGAAGATGAGGAATGTTTGTCCCTTAATAATCGTTTGGAACTTACCAAGCGCAAAGCATATTACGTTTATTCCTTAATGAAACAAGTCCACCACCATTCTCCAAGATCAACACCATGGTTAGATAATGTAACTCAGTTAATGTCCATTTTCATTAACATTTCATAGGCTTGTACTTGTAATAGCTTTATAGAAGAAGTGATATAATTTATTTTAGGCACTTTGAGTCGTGATATAATTCCTTTGACTGTCTATGTGTTTACAGGTGACGATTTTTCAAGAGTCCGAGCTAAAAAATGGAAGCTCTTTTCCGTGCCTTTTTCGGATGCGAAGGATCAGCTCAGGGATGTTGTAGCTTTCAAAAGCGCAAGCTAATTTTAGAGGACTTCAGTCTTCAGGGTACTTCGCTACTTCTCAAACCACTTGCTTCTGTTAATGTTCTCGTTCTATTATTGCTGAATGCAATTCATCTGATTCATTGTCATCTTGATTGTATTTGCATCTATACGTTGGTGATGGAGCAACCTATGGACAAGAACATCCTTCAATTACCTTGGTGATGGGGCAGCTTAAGGTTTGTCAATATATATGACCATGTGAAATGTTCCCCTTAAGAAGTGTTTACCATAGTAGCTTTGGGCGAAGAAGTTAGTTTTGGCACGTTCCAAATCATAGTATCCTTGTTGGGAATCTTAGTTCTTATCATGATTCTATTTATatcatttttgttatttggtaaTCTCATTAGCAGTACATGTTTTTTTTGTACAGAACCACCGCAGATGAAATTGGAAATCTGAAGACTTGCAGAGAAGATGGGCAGAGCATCTGGCATGGAGCTAAAGGTTTGTTATCACTCCTTACTTCTCTTTTTTTGATGAATTTGTGGTTGTTAACCCCTGTAAAAATTATTTTGACTAATAGACAAACTAACTAAGATTGCTGAAACTAAACCAAGAATGATGTTCTTGTTGTGCCAATTGATTAAATGTGCTATTTCACTTAGTTGTTTCATTTCATCGGTGGCTTTTATTTCTGTTATCCTAAACGTTCGGAAGGGTCTGACTCCTgctttatttttgaaatgaatgCAGTATACATGTTCTTGAAGTCGGGCAAGGTGGTATATATTGATCTTCACCACCTGACAACCAACGTGCGCCAAGTAATTACTCTGTTGA encodes:
- the LOC113348188 gene encoding probable peptidyl-tRNA hydrolase 2 isoform X2; translated protein: MFGLFRNSSDHSRKRTQRGEERGEWRGISFNPENFIPGLIIGFVFGLLIDLTKLPRNPRKICAALGKKKGQQRLDSNGGSNGSDEELKMVLVVRQDLRMGPGKIASQCAHAATGMYAELMQRNRLKNTAESIGLPTFIVADAGRTEVVAGSKTVLAIGPGRKASVDSVTGKLRLL
- the LOC113348188 gene encoding peptidyl-tRNA hydrolase 2, mitochondrial-like isoform X1 translates to MFGLFRNSSDHSRKRTQRGEERGEWRGISFNPENFIPGLIIGFVFGLLIDLTKLPRNPRKICAALGKKKGQQRLDSNGGSNGSDEELKMVLVVRQDLRMGPGKIASQCAHAATGMYAELMQSQRYLLRQWEQCGQPKIVVSCKNQLDMNRLKNTAESIGLPTFIVADAGRTEVVAGSKTVLAIGPGRKASVDSVTGKLRLL